The genomic segment CAGCGGCGTGCCGAATCTCGCGTCGTCGTTCGGCTACACGAACGCATCGTGGACGCTGAAGGCCGAGCTGATCGCGCAATACGTGTGCCGGTTGCTCGAGCACATGCGCACGCACGGCTACGACGTCTGCGTGCCGCGGCTCGCGCCCGGCGGCATGGAGCTCGAACCCGCCGTCGACCTGACGTCGGGCTATATCCAGCGCGCCGCCGGCGTGCTGCCGAAGCAGGGCACGAAAAAGCCGTGGAAGTCCTACCAGAACTACGCGCGCGATTTCGCCACATTCAGGTTCGGCCCGCTCGCCGACGGCGCGATGCAGTTCGAGCGCCGCCGCCCGGCGCTCGCCGAACGTGACGCCCCCCATCAGCCCGCCTATGAAGGAAGGTGATCCCGATGATAATCAAGCTGTTCCATTTTCTCGTCTATGCGTTCGTCGCGCTCTTTGCGTTCACGCTGTTCACCGCGTATCGCATCAAGAAGATGTTTCCGCCCGAGGGCAAGTTCGTCGACGTCGGCGCGGACCGCCTGCATTACGTCGAATACGGCGAAGGCCCGCCGATCGTGTTCGTGCACGGCCTCTGCGGCCAGTTGCGCAACTTCGCGTATCTGGACCTGCAGCGGCTCGCGAAATCGCATCGCGTGATCCTCGTCGACCGCCCCGGCTCCGGCCGCTCGACGCGCGGCCCGCGCTCGAGCGCGAACGTCTATGCGCAGGCGCGCACGATCGCGATGTTCATCGCGACGCTCGGCCTCGACAAGCCGGTCGTCGTCGGCCACTCGCTCGGCGGCGCGATCTCGCTCGCGCTCGCGCTCGACCATCCGCAGGCCGTGAGCCGGATCGCGCTGATCGCGCCGCTCACGCACACCGAGACCGAGCCGCCCGGCCCGTTCCGCGGCCTCGCGCTGCGCTCGTCGCTCGTGCGCCGCTTCGCGTCGTTCACGCTCGGCATTCCGGTGTCGATTCTGCAAAGCCGCAAGGCGATCGAGCTGATCTTCGCGCCGGAAGCGGTGCCGCACGACTTCGGCGTGAAGGGCGGCGGTCTGCTGGGGCTGCGCCCGCATGCGTTCTATTCGGCGTCGTCGGATCTCGTCGCCGCGCCGGAGGATCTGCCCGACATGGAAAGCCGCTATGCGGCGCTGACCGTGCCCGTCGACGTGCTGTACGGCCGCGGCGACCAGATCCTCAACTGGCAGCGTCACGGCGAAGCGCTGAAGAAGCGGCTCGACGCGGTCAATCTGACGGTCGTCGACGGCGGCCACATGCTGCCCGTCACGCAGCCCGCGCAGACGACGGACTGGCTGCTCGAGGTCGCCGGCAAGCCGGTGGCCGCCGCGCCCGAGCGCCTGACCGAAAGCGCGGAAAGCTGAATCGGCGGTTGACGACGGCAGGCTTCGCGACGCGCGCCGCCTTTTGTGCGGCGCGTTTTTTTTGATCGGGCGGCCGCCGTCGCGCGCCCACGCCGCGGCGGGATCGCCTCGCAACCATGCGGCAATCCACCGCATGCGCATTCCGCCCCTCCACCGCGAATCGGACTTGCGGCGACGAACGGCCGCTGCGCAAATCCGCCTAGGGAATTGCCCTTGTGCGACGCTCGAATGCTCAAGAAAATGTGGCATTGCACGATAACCCGAATAACCGTCGCCTCCGCGTGAGCTGAAACATTCGCGCGGCGGCGGACGAAACGACGGTCCGATCGAACGGCGTGCGCACACCGCGACGCCGCCGGTCCGATCACCCGACAGGCTCCCCCGACGTCATGCGCAAGCGTTCGACCTCCTTCGCGACTCGTCACCTGCAGTCATGGATGCAGCGCTTGATGTCGCCGACGGGCGTAATCGTTTGCGGCGTGCTGCTGCTCACGCTGATCTGGCTGTTCTGCGCGCGCGTGCTGTACGAATCGCGCAATGACGCATACCTGCATGCGGTCGAAAACGCGCACAATCTCGTGCTGCTGCTCGAACGTGACATCGCGCGCAACATCGAGCTCTACGATCTGTCGCTGCAGGCGGTCGTCGACGGCGTCAACGATCCGCGCATCATGGCGCTCGATCCCGCGATACGCAGCAAGGTGCTGTTCGACCGCGCGGCCACCGGCAAGTATCTCGGCACGATCTACGTGATGAACGAGCGCGGCGACGTCGTGCTCGACTCGCATTTCCCGCTTCCGCCACCCGTCGCTAATTTCGCGTATCGCGACTATTTCGTCTATCAGCGCGACCATCCGCAAGGCGGCCTCTACATCAGCAAGCCGTATGCGGCGCGCCTGCGGCACGGCGCGCTGACGGTCGCGCTGAGCCGGCGCATCACGCGCGCCGACGGCTCGTTCGGTGGCATCGTCGTCGGCACGCTCAGCATCGATTACTTCCGCGCGCTGCTCGACGGCCTGTCGGTCGGGCCGGACGGCACGGCGTCGGTCTTCGAGACCAACGGGCTGTTGATCACGCGCCTGCCGTTCGATCCGAAGATGGTCGGGCGCAGCGTCGCCAACTCGGCCCTCTACGCGCATGCGAGCGCCGACGACGCAGGCGTGTTCACCGGCGTCGCGTCGATCGACAGCGTGCGGCGGCTCTACGTGTACAAGCGGCTGCCGGGGCTGCCGATCGTCGTCAACGTGTCGCCCGCCGAGCGGCACGTCTTTCTGCAGTGGCGCATCCGGGCGCAGCGGCTCGTCGCGCTGATGCTCGTGTTCGGCATCGTGATCGTCAGCGGCACCGCGCTGCTGTCGCGCGAGCTGCGCTGGCGGCGGCACGCTGAGCTGCGCCTGCAGCGCCTCGCGCGCACCGATGCGCTAACGGGCCTCGGCAACCGCCGGGCGTTCGACGAGAACCTGCGCAGAGAATGGGCGCGCGCACTGCGCACCGGCCGGCCGCTGTCGCTGCTGTTCGTCGACATCGACCAGTTCAAGGACTACAACGACGGCTACGGCCACCAGGCGGGCGACGGCGTGCTGCGCGAAGTCGGCCGCTGCCTCGCGCTGAACGTGCGCCGCGCGGTCGACGACGTCTCGCGCTACGGCGGCGAGGAGTTCGTGATCACGCTGCCGGACACCGACGCGAAAAGCGCGACCGCGATCGCCGAGCACATTCGCCGCGCGGTCTACGATCTCGACATCCAGCACGCGAAAAGCCCGTATGCGCGCGTGACCGTCAGCATCGGCCTCGTCACGTCGCACGAGCACGTCGCGCACTCCGACACGACGCTCGTCAAGATGGCCGACGCCGCGCTGTACCAGGCGAAGTCGACGGGCCGCAACCGCGTCTGCGGCGCGCGGCACGCTTGAGTTGGCACGCTTGAACCTGCGCGGCGGCCGCGCCGCTTCACGGCTCGCGATCACGCCCGGAAGGAACCGCGGCCGCGCGATCCGGTCATTCGTATACGCTATCGCTTTGTCCACCCTCGAGACCTCCGCCCTGAACCATGCGAGTCGGCCGCCCCGTTCCCGCCCTCCCCCAACCCGTCTGCGACTACTGCGGCGCAAAAGCGCTGCTCGCGCGCTTCGGCGACGACGCGTATCCCTATCGCGAAGATCACGGCGAGCTGTGGATCTGTTCGCCGTGCGACGCGTGGATCGGCGTGTTTCCGCGCAGCCGGCGCCACGTGCCGCTCGGCCGGCTCGCGAACGCCGAGCTCAGGCACGCGAAATCCGAATTGCATGCGGCGCTCGAGCCGCTCGTCGCCGCGAAGATGCGGCGCGACGGCTGCAACGCGTTCGAGGCGCGCGCGAAGGGAATCCGCTGGCTCGCGACGCAACTGGGGCTCGACGCCGCGGCAAGCACGATTCACGCGTTCGATCTCGACGCATGCCGGAATGCGCTGCGGCTCGTCGAGCAATTCATGTCCCGCAAATCCCCACCCGCGAATTCGTAATACGGATTCGCCGCGCCCATTTCGCCTCGAACGCCTTCCGTCGATTGACTGACAACCGTCTTAATCGAATTCGAGCCGAACGAATTATGCACCTAAATTTTTTAGATCCAATCAAAAAAAGTTTGACGCTCTGATTTTTTCCTTGCTATCTTTTCGCAGACAAATGCCGCGAGGGCGCGCGGCACAAGCACTATCCGACATCATCCTGACTGAATTCTTCCAATTCAATTACGTTATTGGCGAGGGGCGGCATTCAAATCACGAAGAAACCGCAATGAATTTCCGGGCCATCGATTAATTCCCGATTAACTGGCAATCCAATGCCATTCATTGCGAATCGGAAATACCGAAAATCGCTCGATTAACTGCGGATACGCGGTCTTTCGCGCGCCATATGAATTGGATTCCTAAGCATTTGAAGAACGGCCGGCGTGAAACGCGCGGACTCGCCCGACGCGAACCGCGCCGCCGCTGAAGCCCAACGAAGGGAGGAAATCATGTCGCCGTGAACGTCTGCCTCGCCGCATCGCCGTGCATCGGCTGCGCGCCGCGCGTCCGTACCCGTCGGAGCGCGTCGCCGCATCCGTTCTTCATCGTTTTCTTGGGGCTCCAAAATGCAGAGAACTCAGCATGTCAACCGGCTATTCTCGAAACGCTTCGCGCTGTCGCTGCTACCGCTGGCGATTGCCGCCACGTTGTCCCCGCTCGTCGCGCACGCGGCCCCCGACTGGGCGCCGACCCGCACCGACGCCTTCCTGATCGCGCGCGCGAGCGCCGCGGCCGCATCGCAAACGCTCGCGAAGACCGCGCCGAGCTACGCGCTCAACGTGATCGGCACGCCCGAGCTCACCGATACGAACGTCACGCCGCTCGAGCTGAGCCAGCCGCTGCACGTGACCATCGTGCTGAAGAGCCGCAACGAAGCGCAGCTCGACGCGCTCGTGCGCGAAGTGAACCAGCCCGGCAGCGCGAACTATCGCAAGTACCTGACGCCCGAGCAGTTCAACGCGCGCTTCGCGCCGACCGACGATCAGGTGCGGGCCGTCGTCGCGCACCTGAAGGCGAACGGCTTCGGCAACATCACGGTATCGGCGAACAACAAGCTGATCTTCGCGCAAGGCAACGCGTCGAACGCGGAGCGCGGCTTCCATACGACGCTCAAGCGCTTCAACTACCGCGGCAAGGCGGTCTATGCGAACGACTCGGCCGCGCTGGTTCCCGCATCGCTGAGCCCGTTCGTCGAATCGGTGCTCGGGCTGCAGAGCGCGGCCGTTCCGCATCGGCTGATCCATCGCGGCACGCCGGCCGACGCGCGCATCCAGACCGACACGATCACGAAGAACGCGACGGCGAGCGGCTCGCAGGTCGGCCATCAGCCGACCGATTTCGCGCAGATCTACGACGCGAGCGGCCTGCCCGCCGCGACCAGCACGACGGTCGGGATCATCACGTGGGGCGACATGACGCAGACGATCGCCGACCTGAACACGTTCACGCAGAACGCGGGCCTGCCGACCGTCAACACCGCCGTCGTCGCGGGCAGCGCGGGCACGCTCGCGAACGACGGCGATCCGAGCGAATGGGATCTCGACAGCCAGACGATCATCGGCACCTCGGGCGGCGTGAAGCAACTGATCTTCTATGCGGCCGTCAACGGCGACAGCAACGACAGCGGCCTCACGAATGCGACGCTGACCGCCGCATACAACAAGGCCGTCACCGACAACGTCGCGAAAGTCATCAACGTATCGCTCGGCGAGGACGAAGCAGCCGCGAATTCGGACGGCTCGCTCGCCGCGAACGACGCGGTGTTCAAGCAGGCGGTCGCTCAAGGGCAGATCTTCTCGGTGTCGTCCGGCGACGCGGGCGTCTATCAATGGTCGACTTCGCCGTACGGCTCGCCCGGCTACGTCGGCACCTACAGCGGCGGCAAGGTGACGACGAAGATCAATCTGGCGAAGTACAGCGTGTCGTCGCCGGCGAGCTCGCCGTACGTCGTCGCGGTCGGCGGCACGACCCTGTCGACGAGCGGCACGACGACCTGGGCGGGCGAGACCGTCTGGAACGAAGGGCTCGCCTACGCGGACGTCAGCAGCAGCGGCCAGCCGCTCGACAATGCGGTGCGGCTGTGGGCGACGGGCGGCGGCGTCAGCGGCTACGAAGCGGCGCCGAGCTGGCAGACGGCCGCGCTCGGCAGCTCGGTGACGAAGCGCGTCGTGCCGGACGTCGCGTTCGACGCCGCGCAGGCGACGGGCGCGTATCTCGTGATCAACGGCTAGGCGAATCAACTGGTCGGCGGCACGAGCCTCGCGTCGCCGATCTTCGTCGGCGGCTGGGCGCGCGTCGAATCGGCGAACGCCAACAGCCTCGGCCTGCCGACGTCGGCGTTCTACCAGGGCCTGCCGGGCAACCCGTCGCTCGTCCACGACGTGACGTCGGGCAACAACGGCTACAACAGCTACGGCTACAGCGCGAAGTCCGGATGGGATGACGACACCGGCTTCGGCAGCCTCGACTTCGCGAAGGTCAGCGCGAGCTCGGTCAAGTAGCGGGCGGGAATCGCCGCGCGTCGCCCGCTCGGGACGCGCGGCGGGGCCGAGTCGTGGCCGTATCGGCATCGGGGATGGGTGCCGGTGCGGTGGGCGGCGGATGTCGGTTGCCGCTGGTTGCCGGCGCGCGCGCAGCAATCGATCAACGTGCCGGCCACCACGCGAACGCGAGAACGCCAAGGCGGCCGGCAAAGCGATGCCGAACGGTCGGTCGAAGCCGCGTCTACCTCACGCTCCTTTGCGAATCGAGCCGTTTTCGTGCGATATCGCAACGCACGCGACACATTCGAGTTCGCACTGCATATCGACATGTCGACGTCCGACGCAATGCCTTGGCGATACCCGAATGTTCCGCGGTCCCGGCGCAGCCCGTTACGTCGCCCGGAACGTCACGTAGCGAAACGGGAACACGCTCTTTGCGGTCTCGCAGAAAATCCGACTTTCCAGGCCAATCTCGAACGATTAATCGATGATTTGATATTTTTTATACATTAAAGAAGGCGAACTCTACAAAATAATCAATGGTACGAAAATTGCATCGACGGCTGGCATCGTGATTTATCTGGGAGCCTGTCATGCAAAAACTGTTCAATCAATCTGCCATCGCAATCGGCGTTTCCGCACTCCTCGTCCTGTCGGGCTGCGGCTCGGTCGACGGCCCGTCGTCGCCGTCCAGCGGCGTCAAGCCCACTACCGTCGGCAATACGGGAACGTCGGGCACGTCCGGCACCTCGGGTTCGGGCGGCACGTCCGGATCGTCGGGTTCGGGCACTTCCGGGACTTCCGGGACTTCCGGGACTTCGGGCACTTCGGGCACTTCGGGTACTTCGGGTACTTCGGGTACTTCGGGTACTTCGGGTACTTCGGGTACTTCGGGTACTTCGGGTACTTCGGGTACTTCGGGTACTTCGGGTACTTCGGGCACTTCCGGCACTTCCGGCACTTCGGGCACTTCGGGCACTTCGGGTACTTCGGGCACTTCCGGCACTTCCGGCACTTCGGGCACTTCGGGCACTTCGGGCACTTCGGGCACTTCGGGCACTTCGGGCACTTCGGGCACTTCGGGCACTTCGGGCACTTCCGGCACTTCCGGCACTTCGGGCACTTCGGGCACTTCGGGCACTTCGGGCACTTCCGGCACTTCGGGCACTTCCGGCACTTCGGGCACTTCCGGCACTTCGGGCACTTCCGGCACTTCGGGCACTTCCGGCACTTCGGGCACTTCCGGCACTTCGGGCACTTCCGGCACTTCGGGCACTTCGGGCACTTCGGGCACTTCGGGCACTTCGGGCACTTCGGGCACTTCGGGCACTTCGGGCACTTCGGGCACTTCGGGCACTTCGGGCACTTCCGGCACTTCCGGCACCTCCGGCACCGCCTCCTCCCCGCTCGGCAACATCCTCTCGCAGACCGGCAACCTGATCACCGCGACGGGCACCGTCGTCTCCGCCACCGGCAACCAGATCTCCGGCACGTCGGTGCCGGGCGTCAACGGCGCGACGACCACGAACCTCGGCAACGCCGTCAGCTCGCTCGGCAACGGCGTCCAGACGCTCGGCAACGGCACCGTCGCCGGCCTCGGCACGCTCGGCACGTCGACGAACCCGCTCGGCCCGACGCTCACGTCGACGTCCGGCGTCGTATCGAACGTCGGCAACGCGGTCTCGTCGCTCGGCCGCGTCGTGACAAGCATCGGCACCGGCCCCCTCGCGCCGCTCGCGCCCGTCACGTCGCCGCTCGGCGGCGTGGTCGGCACGCTCGGCAGCACCGTCACGCAGGTCGGCTCCGGCCTGAACAACGTGCTCACGAGCGCGCCCGTCCAGCAGCTCGAAACCGGCGTCAGCTCG from the Burkholderia humptydooensis genome contains:
- a CDS encoding alpha/beta fold hydrolase, whose translation is MIIKLFHFLVYAFVALFAFTLFTAYRIKKMFPPEGKFVDVGADRLHYVEYGEGPPIVFVHGLCGQLRNFAYLDLQRLAKSHRVILVDRPGSGRSTRGPRSSANVYAQARTIAMFIATLGLDKPVVVGHSLGGAISLALALDHPQAVSRIALIAPLTHTETEPPGPFRGLALRSSLVRRFASFTLGIPVSILQSRKAIELIFAPEAVPHDFGVKGGGLLGLRPHAFYSASSDLVAAPEDLPDMESRYAALTVPVDVLYGRGDQILNWQRHGEALKKRLDAVNLTVVDGGHMLPVTQPAQTTDWLLEVAGKPVAAAPERLTESAES
- a CDS encoding sensor domain-containing diguanylate cyclase yields the protein MSPTGVIVCGVLLLTLIWLFCARVLYESRNDAYLHAVENAHNLVLLLERDIARNIELYDLSLQAVVDGVNDPRIMALDPAIRSKVLFDRAATGKYLGTIYVMNERGDVVLDSHFPLPPPVANFAYRDYFVYQRDHPQGGLYISKPYAARLRHGALTVALSRRITRADGSFGGIVVGTLSIDYFRALLDGLSVGPDGTASVFETNGLLITRLPFDPKMVGRSVANSALYAHASADDAGVFTGVASIDSVRRLYVYKRLPGLPIVVNVSPAERHVFLQWRIRAQRLVALMLVFGIVIVSGTALLSRELRWRRHAELRLQRLARTDALTGLGNRRAFDENLRREWARALRTGRPLSLLFVDIDQFKDYNDGYGHQAGDGVLREVGRCLALNVRRAVDDVSRYGGEEFVITLPDTDAKSATAIAEHIRRAVYDLDIQHAKSPYARVTVSIGLVTSHEHVAHSDTTLVKMADAALYQAKSTGRNRVCGARHA
- a CDS encoding zinc-finger-containing protein, whose protein sequence is MRVGRPVPALPQPVCDYCGAKALLARFGDDAYPYREDHGELWICSPCDAWIGVFPRSRRHVPLGRLANAELRHAKSELHAALEPLVAAKMRRDGCNAFEARAKGIRWLATQLGLDAAASTIHAFDLDACRNALRLVEQFMSRKSPPANS